A genomic region of Desulfosarcina ovata subsp. ovata contains the following coding sequences:
- a CDS encoding DMT family transporter — protein sequence MLGPAGDNNFVGICLHPGAGQPVASPVEMMDKALLALVVEEGAEFRGSRQLRQGAGQVPAGHTEKGQIPGEAYGAAAGPGQIRQVLHELISGRRELFGMGGGCSRERGRVAAVAVATGIMFGLATWCYVLSMEKAGAVSASIAIQTYPLFAILVEMVLIRQGKSFLELALTLGLVLDLYYLGTGGTWRLAGISVWFLAALGVPLLWSIAHVLIREELTTTPITPAKVTFPGSQVRFVASNKENLF from the coding sequence GTGCTGGGCCCCGCAGGTGATAACAATTTCGTCGGGATCTGCCTTCACCCCGGTGCGGGCCAGCCAGTCGCATCCCCCGTGGAGATGATGGACAAGGCCCTTCTCGCTCTGGTGGTCGAGGAAGGCGCTGAGTTCCGGGGCTCCCGACAGCTCCGCCAGGGTGCGGGACAGGTACCGGCCGGACACACCGAGAAAGGGCAGATTCCGGGAGAGGCCTATGGGGCCGCTGCCGGGCCGGGACAGATCCGCCAAGTCCTTCACGAGCTGATATCGGGCAGGCGGGAGCTCTTCGGTATGGGGGGGGGATGCTCCCGGGAGCGGGGGCGTGTGGCGGCAGTGGCAGTTGCCACCGGCATTATGTTCGGCCTGGCCACCTGGTGCTATGTGCTGTCCATGGAAAAGGCCGGGGCGGTGAGTGCGTCGATTGCCATTCAGACCTATCCCCTGTTTGCCATCCTGGTGGAGATGGTCCTGATCCGCCAGGGTAAATCCTTCCTTGAACTGGCCCTGACCCTGGGACTGGTACTGGATCTGTATTATCTCGGCACTGGCGGCACCTGGCGGCTTGCAGGAATATCGGTCTGGTTTTTGGCGGCCCTGGGCGTCCCGCTGCTCTGGAGCATCGCCCATGTCCTGATCAGAGAGGAATTGACCACCACCCCCATCACCCCTGCCAAGGTCACCTTTCCAGGTTCGCAAGTACGCTTCGTTGCTTCCAATAAGGAAAATTTGTTCTAA
- a CDS encoding chloride channel protein, with translation MEDIPGIKWRLQSDHETLIPLLIVAVLIGVLTGFLAVGFRYLLLVASRLCWYDPLDIIGGATQLPWIAVILIPLSGGLLVGPIVSKLAPETRGAGVPEVIHAVASKQGIIRHRTTFYKILSTVVSIGSGASVGREGPIVHIGASVGSSVAQLVRLSSEWRSVFLACGAAAGIAATFNAPMAGMLFAVEIILVDFEISYLSHIAISAVAATVVSHQFLGNLPAFDIPPYTLVSYWEILLYGLLGIIAGFVSIAFIKSISIVEDTLNRFRIPSGLQPAVGGLIVGLLAVKVPHVLGVGYQSVNLILTGKMALDIIAVVLVCKLAATSFSIGGGFSGGIFAPSLVLGALLGGIFGVAVNHLFPEWSAAYPAYGLVGMGAIVSGVTMAPITAIFTIFELTYNFEIILPLITSCITSLIVVKKFYGNSIYETKLLKKGIKIVRGHDVNLLRSIHVTEYMDRAYERIGVGTGLLDLIAKARESTYPHFVVLNDGDELVGMLSMRDLKYCLSDMADLSTIVVAADIMTQNVHCLVPADTLETAFEAFEGKHISTLPVVDPVNRKKVLGILKKSNLILAYNEKVLKTHIFRNQRR, from the coding sequence ATGGAAGATATACCCGGTATCAAGTGGCGGCTCCAATCAGATCATGAAACACTGATTCCATTGCTGATCGTCGCCGTTCTGATCGGTGTTCTGACCGGTTTTCTGGCGGTGGGGTTCCGCTATCTGCTGCTGGTCGCTTCCCGGCTCTGCTGGTACGATCCTCTCGACATCATCGGCGGTGCGACTCAGTTGCCGTGGATCGCCGTCATTCTCATCCCGCTGTCCGGGGGGCTGCTCGTTGGCCCGATCGTTTCCAAATTGGCGCCGGAAACCCGGGGCGCCGGTGTCCCTGAAGTCATCCATGCCGTCGCCTCGAAGCAGGGGATTATCCGTCACCGCACGACGTTCTACAAAATACTGTCGACTGTTGTTTCCATCGGCTCCGGTGCTTCCGTCGGCAGGGAAGGCCCCATTGTGCACATTGGCGCCTCGGTCGGTTCTTCCGTCGCCCAGCTGGTCCGTCTTTCTTCTGAATGGCGGTCCGTTTTCCTGGCCTGTGGCGCGGCGGCCGGGATTGCCGCAACCTTCAATGCCCCCATGGCCGGCATGCTGTTTGCCGTGGAAATTATTCTGGTCGATTTCGAGATCAGTTATCTGAGCCACATTGCGATTTCAGCGGTAGCGGCGACCGTGGTTTCGCATCAGTTCCTGGGGAATCTTCCGGCCTTCGACATCCCCCCGTACACGCTGGTCAGCTACTGGGAGATCCTGCTTTATGGTTTGCTCGGCATTATAGCCGGTTTCGTATCCATCGCCTTCATTAAATCGATTTCCATTGTTGAAGACACGTTGAACCGGTTCAGAATTCCGAGCGGTCTGCAACCTGCCGTTGGCGGGCTTATCGTGGGATTACTGGCCGTCAAGGTCCCCCATGTTCTCGGTGTGGGGTATCAGTCGGTCAACCTGATTCTGACCGGGAAGATGGCCCTCGACATCATTGCGGTAGTTCTGGTCTGTAAGCTCGCGGCCACCTCCTTTTCCATCGGGGGTGGTTTTTCAGGTGGGATTTTCGCACCTTCGCTGGTATTGGGGGCGCTGCTGGGGGGAATTTTTGGCGTTGCCGTGAACCACCTGTTCCCGGAATGGTCTGCGGCCTATCCCGCCTACGGCCTGGTCGGCATGGGGGCCATTGTCAGTGGGGTCACCATGGCGCCGATTACGGCCATTTTTACCATTTTTGAACTGACCTACAATTTCGAAATCATCCTCCCGTTGATAACAAGTTGCATCACCAGTCTGATTGTCGTCAAGAAATTCTACGGCAATTCCATCTACGAAACCAAACTGCTAAAAAAAGGAATAAAAATTGTCCGCGGTCACGATGTCAACCTGCTGCGGTCCATCCATGTGACCGAATACATGGACAGGGCCTACGAGCGCATCGGAGTGGGCACCGGTCTGCTGGATTTGATTGCCAAAGCACGTGAAAGCACCTACCCGCACTTTGTGGTTCTGAACGACGGGGATGAGCTGGTGGGGATGTTATCCATGCGCGATTTAAAATACTGCCTGTCGGACATGGCGGATTTGTCCACCATCGTTGTGGCGGCCGACATCATGACGCAAAACGTGCACTGCCTCGTTCCCGCCGACACACTCGAAACCGCTTTCGAAGCCTTCGAAGGCAAACACATATCGACCCTGCCGGTCGTGGATCCCGTCAACAGAAAAAAGGTGCTTGGTATTCTGAAAAAAAGCAATCTGATCCTGGCCTACAATGAGAAGGTCTTGAAAACCCATATTTTTCGAAACCAACGCCGGTAG
- a CDS encoding DMT family transporter, translated as MISSHPNRSNTGTGVTFAFVCLIILGTLPVVSNSRPPGTSALAFAFFLSVWQLIFSLPLFIHELISGRRGLFDMGGGSRERGRVAAVAVVTGIMFGLATWCYVLSMEKAGAVSASIAIQTYPLFAILVEMVLIRQGKSFLELALTLGLVLDLYYLGTGGTWQLAGISVWFLAALGVPLLWSIAHVLIREELTTTPITPAQVTFFRVLLSAVFLGAVMGGTGDGGRFIDTMPYAAAMGCLYYLELLVWFYAVRHINISLASAVTTPWPAVTMVLAALFLGDKIQRYQVTAFFIAAGCVGALLAAGAARNRAR; from the coding sequence ATGATCTCCTCCCACCCAAACCGATCCAATACCGGCACCGGCGTGACCTTTGCCTTTGTTTGTCTCATCATTCTCGGCACCTTGCCTGTTGTCTCCAACAGCCGTCCCCCGGGAACTTCCGCCCTGGCCTTTGCCTTTTTTCTCTCGGTGTGGCAGCTGATCTTTTCTCTGCCCCTATTCATCCACGAGCTGATATCGGGCAGGCGGGGACTCTTCGATATGGGGGGAGGCTCCCGGGAGCGGGGGCGTGTGGCGGCAGTGGCCGTTGTCACCGGCATTATGTTCGGCCTGGCCACGTGGTGCTATGTGCTGTCCATGGAAAAGGCCGGGGCGGTGAGTGCGTCCATTGCCATTCAGACCTATCCCCTGTTTGCCATCCTGGTGGAGATGGTCCTGATCCGCCAGGGCAAATCCTTCCTTGAACTGGCCCTGACCCTGGGGCTGGTACTGGATCTGTATTATCTCGGCACCGGCGGCACCTGGCAGCTTGCAGGAATATCGGTCTGGTTTTTGGCGGCCCTGGGCGTCCCGCTGCTCTGGAGCATCGCCCATGTCCTGATCAGAGAGGAATTGACCACCACCCCCATCACCCCTGCCCAGGTCACCTTCTTCAGGGTTCTGCTCTCGGCTGTCTTTTTGGGGGCGGTCATGGGCGGCACCGGTGACGGCGGGCGTTTTATTGACACCATGCCCTATGCCGCAGCCATGGGATGTCTTTACTACCTGGAGCTTTTGGTTTGGTTCTATGCGGTCCGCCACATTAACATCTCCCTGGCCAGTGCCGTTACAACGCCTTGGCCGGCCGTAACCATGGTGCTGGCGGCCCTTTTCCTGGGAGACAAAATTCAGCGGTACCAGGTTACGGCCTTTTTTATTGCGGCCGGATGTGTAGGGGCTTTGCTGGCGGCGGGCGCCGCCAGGAACAGGGCCCGGTAA